The Henckelia pumila isolate YLH828 chromosome 2, ASM3356847v2, whole genome shotgun sequence genome includes a window with the following:
- the LOC140879095 gene encoding uncharacterized protein: MARRGRGRGRGNVADMTVDQLSQFITQTVQAAMGQNPPPPPVGQPNPMDAVWEEIRRLGRQVGGRPGPIQRESPFTRAILDEELPANFKQPTLGEYDESSDPEEHLGRFENPALLHRYSDAIKCRVFLTTLVRSAQQWFNLLQPGSIQSFNDFSSAFLHQYASSKRYLKTSLSLFNIKQSEVEPLREYFQRFNTAALEVSADTLYVNLEDAQRQRRQEETSGSKPSAKVGAKAEGKTEGGRKRVAEEMNRVKGPYPYVPLSEYGHITNDCQRLGEEVQSIMYDDPRIRAELTRRANPPRQGRAPRWRNQRNEVRENQGDHHGRAPQNGQGDRVQQIANHPNRGVIHMISGGSTDGDLGRARKAHGHRLKNFEVNSQLSCPTDPNISFGREDLKDVVLPHNDPLLVTLIIANYDVTRIFVDTGSSVNIIFKETLDQMKLEGFELDPITTELYGFTGHALQPLGQIVLPLSLGSGEQRVTKMACFTVVDAPSSFNGILGRPALSDFRDVASTYHQKLKFPSGKEVGVVRGDQKAARLCYVNEVKVDAKRSRRELGMVLIGRAPRVLGQKVFLMSEEDHEKVELSPGAQMVKLAADLSSSMRQSLIDCLKENKDVFAWSVSELTGVSADVMVHRFNIFAGAKQSSGKWRMCVDFWDLNKACPKDCYPLPRIDQLVDSTAGHQYLCFMDAYQGYHQIPLAEEDQDKVSFTTSHGTFCYRVMHFALKNAGATYQRLVDRVFASQIGRNMEVYVDDILVKSQDDAGLMTDLRETFATLRSYGIKLNPEKCVFGVRGGKFLGYMVTERGIEANPKKVQAIRSMSHPRNLQEVQRLAGRIAALSRFISRSAHRSLPFFKVLRKAKKFEWDAECGKAFEDLKNYLAELPVLAKAVPGEPLYIYLSALEGAVSSVLIRQEGAAQHPIYFFSHALKGAELRYSEVEKLALALVMTARKLRPYFLSHPIVVLTNSPMGRILTHADISGRLVKWTTELSEYDIQYEPRAAIKAQALADFLAETKHMEGQGLWKVYVDGSSNSEGCGGGAEYEAVLIGLRAAKQVGAARIHLYSDSQLVAQQVTGSYEVKSEKLKEYMKAIEEARRLFDEVMFEQIPRESNEKADVLAKMASSLHNWKNREVVVQVELTPST, from the exons ATGGCAAGAAGAGGAAGAGGAAGGGGAAGAGGAAATGTGGCGGATATGACTGTAGATCAGCTCAGCCAGTTCATCACTCAAACGGTGCAAGCGGCCATGGGTCAAAATCCACCACCTCCTCCCGTGGGTCAGCCAAACCCAATGGATGCGGTGTGGGAAGAGATCAGGAGACTAGGTCGGCAAGTCGGAGGTCGGCCTGGGCCTATACAGAGGGAAAGTCCTTTTACTCGGGCTATTCTAGATGAAGAACTCCCTGCAAATTTTAAACAGCCTACTTTAGGGGAATATGATGAGAGCTCAGATCCGGAGGAACATTTGGGGAGATTTGAAAATCCAGCCTTGTTGCATAGATATTCAGATGCAATTAAATGTCGGGTCTTCCTCACTACTCTGGTAAGGTCAGCCCAGCAATGGTTCAACCTTTTACAGCCTGGTAGTATTCAGAGTTTCAATGACTTCAGCTCAGCTTTTCTACACCAATATGCGAGTAGCAAGAGATATTTGAAGACTTCTCTCAGTTTGTTCAATATAAAGCAATCTGAGGTAGAACCGTTGCGGGAGTATTTTCAGCGCTTCAATACAGCAGCTCTGGAAGTATCTGCTGACACCTTG TACGTGAATTTGGAGGATGCACAGAGGCAGAGGAGACAGGAAGAAACGTCTGGGAGTAAGCCCAGTGCCAAGGTGGGAGCAAAGGCAGAGGGGAAGACAGAAGGAGGAAGGAAGAGGGTTGCAGAAGAGATGAACAGGGTTAAAGGACCCTACCCCTATGTACCACTCTCG GAGTATGGGCATATCACCAATGATTGTCAGAGGCTAGGTGAGGAGGTTCAAAGTATCATGTATGATGACCCTCGAATCAGAGCTGAGCTGACTCGAAGGGCAAATCCTCCTCGCCAAGGCCGAGCTCCCCGATGGAGGAATCAAAGGAATGAAGTTAGAGAGAATCAAGGTGATCATCACGGAAGAGCTCCTCAAAATGGTCAAGGAGATAGGGTGCAGCAAATTGCAAATCATCCCAATCGGGGTGTTATCCATATGATCTCAGGGGGTAGTACGGATGGAGATTTGGGAAGGGCTCGCAAAGCTCACGGGCATAGGTTGaaaaattttgaggtaaatTCTCAGCTCAGCTGTCCCACTGATCCGAACATCAGTTTTGGAAGGGAAGATTTAAAGGATGTGGTGCTACCTCATAATGATCCCCTACTGGTCACCTTGATCATAGCCAATTATGATGTGACTCGTATCTTTGTGGATACTGGGAGTTCAGTAAACATTATATTTAAAGAAACTCTGGACCAAATGAAATTGGAAGGATTTGAGTTGGATCCAATCACCACAGAGTTGTATGGGTTCACGGGTCATGCTCTGCAACCGTTGGGACAGATAGTGCTCCCCTTGTCCCTTGGGAGTGGAGAGCAGAGAGTAACCAAAATGGCTTGCTTTACAGTGGTGGATGCCCCATCTTCTTTCAATGGAATATTGGGACGCCCTGCCCTGAGTGATTTCCGAGATGTGGCTTCCACCTACCACCAGAAATTGAAGTTCCCAAGTGGAAAAGAAGTGGGGGTTGTTAGGGGTGATCAAAAGGCAGCACGTTTGTGTTATGTGAATGAAGTGAAGGTTGATGCAAAGAGAAGTAGGAGGGAATTAGGAATGGTTTTGATAGGCCGAGCACCAAGGGTGTTGGGTCAAAAGGTATTTTTAATGTCTGAAGAAGATCATGAGAAAGTAGAGCTAAGTCCTGGAGCTCAGATGGTGAAGTTAGCCGCTGATCTCAGTTCTTCAATGAGGCAAAGCTTGATTGATTGCTTGAAGGAGAACAAAGATGTTTTTGCTTGGTCTGTTTCAGAGCTCACAGGGGTTAGTGCAGACGTTATGGTTCATCGGTTCAACATTTTCGCGGGAGCGAAGCAG AGTTCAGGTAAATGGAGGATGTGTGTTGATTTTTGGGACTTAAATAAGGCATGCCCAAAAGATTGCTATCCACTGCCTCGAATTGATCAGTTGGTTGATTCTACGGCAGGTCATCAGTATTTGTGTTTCATGGATGCCTATCAAGGGTACCATCAAATTCCGTTGGCAGAGGAAGATCAGGATAAAGTAAGTTTCACTACCTCTCATGGAACTTTCTGTTACAGAGTAATGCATTTTGCTTTGAAAAATGCAGGGGCTACTTATCAGAGGCTCGTGGATAGGGTGTTTGCTTCCCAGATTGGCCGAAATATGGaggtttatgtggatgatatcctGGTAAAATCCCAGGATGATGCAGGTTTGATGACCGACTTGAGGGAGACCTTTGCCACGCTCAGGTCCTACGGAATAAAGCTCAATCCTGAAAAATGTGTGTTTGGAGTAAGAGGAGGCAAGTTTTTGGGATACATGGTGACTGAGAGAGGGATTGAAGCTAACCCCAAGAAAGTGCAAGCTATCCGATCCATGTCTCATCCTCGAAATCTGCAGGAAGTTCAGAGGTTGGCAGGAAGGATAGCAGCTCTATCCCGGTTCATATCCAGATCAGCTCATAGAAGTTTACCTTTCTTTAAGGTTCTTCGGAAAGCTAAGAAGTTTGAGTGGGACGCTGAATGTGGGAAGGCGTTCGAGgacttaaaaaattatttagccGAACTTCCTGTATTGGCTAAGGCAGTTCCGGGTGAACCGTTATACATCTACCTCTCAGCTTTGGAGGGGGCGGTCAGTTCGGTACTCATTAGGCAGGAGGGAGCGGCTCAACATCCTATCTACTTTTTCTCACATGCTCTCAAGGGTGCTGAGCTCCGGTATTCAGAGGTCGAGAAGTTGGCACTTGCACTTGTTATGACGGCTCGGAAGCTCAGACCTTATTTTCTATCACATCCTATTGTGGTGTTAACCAATAGTCCCATGGGAAGGATATTAACTCACGCTGACATTTCGGGACGATTGGTGAAGTGGACTACTGAACTCAGTGAGTATGATATTCAGTATGAACCAAGAGCAGCGATTAAAGCTCAAGCATTGGCTGATTTTTTAGCCGAAACAAAACATATGGAAGGGCAGGGCTTATGGAAAGTGTATGTTGATGGTTCTTCTAACAGCGAAGGATGTGGAGGGGGG GCAGAATATGAGGCCGTGTTAATTGGCCTTCGGGCAGCTAAGCAAGTTGGGGCAGCCCGGATACATCTCTATTCTGATTCGCAATTGGTAGCTCAGCAAGTGACTGGGTCTTACGAGGTGAAAAGTGAGAAGTTAAAAGAGTACATGAAGGCAATAGAGGAAGCTCGGCGCCTCTTTGATGAGGTAATGTTTGAGCAGATCCCTAGAGAGAGCAACGAAAAGGCGGATGTTCTGGCCAAGATGGCTAGCTCACTTCATAACTGGAAAAACAGAGAGGTAGTCGTACAAGTGGAATTAACACCTTCTACGTAG